A region from the Oceanidesulfovibrio marinus genome encodes:
- a CDS encoding SPOR domain-containing protein, with product MTTRLSLLVLGLVCIAILSGCGSRSAYYHPKKPASVWDEDFADCRDTAKFLLETGRGVSGGGLGDEIKDCMEAKGYCYGSDAPPAVCEVQTSANDTAQTEYNVLESTWHTPQLAKERLAYLQSTHIRGAFIRPVQTEKGMWYRVLIGSRETLQGAKELQYDLWRNHNLRYTYIVKRQ from the coding sequence GTGACTACGCGCCTCTCCCTCCTTGTGCTCGGTCTGGTATGCATTGCGATCCTGTCTGGTTGCGGATCACGCTCCGCATACTATCACCCCAAAAAGCCTGCGTCCGTGTGGGACGAGGACTTCGCCGACTGCCGGGACACTGCGAAGTTCCTGTTGGAGACCGGCCGCGGCGTTTCCGGCGGCGGTCTTGGCGACGAGATCAAGGACTGCATGGAGGCCAAGGGCTACTGCTACGGCTCCGACGCACCGCCGGCCGTCTGCGAGGTCCAGACCTCGGCCAACGACACCGCCCAGACCGAGTACAACGTGCTCGAATCCACATGGCACACCCCGCAGCTGGCCAAGGAGCGCCTCGCCTACCTCCAGAGCACGCACATCCGGGGCGCGTTCATCCGGCCAGTCCAGACCGAGAAAGGCATGTGGTACCGCGTGCTCATCGGCTCGCGTGAAACGCTCCAGGGCGCCAAAGAGCTGCAGTACGACCTCTGGCGCAACCACAACCTGCGCTACACCTACATCGTCAAGCGGCAGTAG